A single region of the Marinobacter salinisoli genome encodes:
- a CDS encoding YqhA family protein, producing the protein MKKDETPNKARHQDIETRFESFLWRSRLLVMLAVVPSLLGAVILFLIGTIDIIKVFLDAFAYYFSSGAGDIHDTVVPNIILAVDIYLIAIVLLIFGSGVYRLFVSPIDQAEASEPSHPFNVQSFDQLKDKIARVVILAVIIEFFRAVVDIRFQTPLDAIYLALSVLVLAGGLYLMSHAQRKDSGH; encoded by the coding sequence ATGAAAAAGGACGAAACGCCGAACAAGGCTCGCCACCAGGACATTGAAACCCGCTTCGAGTCGTTTCTCTGGCGCTCACGATTACTGGTGATGCTGGCCGTCGTGCCCAGCCTGCTTGGCGCGGTAATACTTTTCCTGATCGGCACGATCGATATTATCAAGGTGTTTCTCGATGCCTTTGCCTACTATTTCTCCAGCGGCGCCGGGGATATTCACGACACCGTTGTGCCCAATATCATTCTGGCCGTGGATATCTACCTGATTGCGATCGTTCTGTTGATTTTTGGCTCCGGCGTTTACCGGTTATTTGTGTCCCCGATTGATCAGGCCGAAGCGTCTGAACCCAGCCACCCCTTTAACGTGCAGTCCTTTGACCAGCTCAAAGACAAGATTGCCCGTGTCGTTATCCTGGCGGTCATCATCGAATTCTTCCGGGCGGTCGTGGACATCCGGTTCCAGACGCCCCTGGATGCCATTTACCTCGCCCTGTCCGTGCTGGTTCTGGCCGGCGGCCTGTACCTGATGAGCCATGCCCAGCGCAAAGACAGCGGCCACTGA
- a CDS encoding LysR family transcriptional regulator — MFNTTWLRTFCTLIDVGNFTRTAQRLHMTQSGVSQHIRKLEEQLGVELLVRQGKQFSLSDAGERLFREASDVLLALSNLEHKVTDDPAYEGRVRLMSPGSVGLKLYPHLLALQGKHPELIIDYRFAPNSDVENAIADAAVDIGFMTAPSTLADVECQPVAEEPLLLVTPATVEDPSWDTLAALGFIDHPDGSHHANLLLGANYPEFQHSDLLTHKGFSNQISLILEPVSMGLGFTVLPLYAVEAFQKRERIKVQQLSNPVRETLYLCTHRKRALLRRMNTVIAEARKWL; from the coding sequence ATGTTTAATACCACATGGTTGCGAACCTTCTGCACCCTGATCGATGTTGGAAATTTCACCAGAACGGCGCAGCGGCTTCACATGACGCAATCGGGGGTCAGTCAGCACATCCGCAAGCTGGAGGAGCAACTCGGTGTGGAGCTGCTGGTCAGGCAGGGCAAACAGTTTTCCCTCTCCGATGCCGGTGAACGACTCTTCCGTGAAGCCAGTGATGTCCTGTTGGCGCTTTCTAACCTGGAGCACAAAGTCACCGATGACCCCGCCTATGAGGGCCGTGTGCGGCTGATGTCGCCGGGTAGCGTGGGGCTCAAGCTTTACCCCCACCTGCTTGCTTTGCAGGGCAAGCATCCTGAACTCATCATCGATTACCGCTTTGCCCCCAATTCGGATGTAGAGAACGCCATTGCCGATGCCGCTGTCGACATTGGCTTTATGACCGCCCCTTCCACACTGGCTGACGTGGAGTGCCAACCGGTTGCCGAGGAACCGCTGCTGCTGGTCACCCCTGCGACTGTAGAAGACCCGAGCTGGGACACCCTCGCCGCGCTCGGTTTCATCGACCACCCGGACGGCAGCCATCATGCGAATTTGCTTCTGGGCGCCAACTATCCGGAGTTCCAGCACAGCGATCTGCTTACCCACAAAGGCTTTTCAAACCAGATCAGCTTGATTCTGGAACCGGTGAGCATGGGATTGGGGTTTACCGTGTTACCGTTGTACGCTGTAGAAGCATTCCAGAAGCGCGAGCGGATCAAGGTACAGCAACTGTCAAACCCAGTTCGTGAAACGCTTTATCTCTGTACTCATCGCAAAAGGGCGCTGCTGCGCCGGATGAATACGGTCATCGCTGAAGCCCGGAAGTGGCTGTAA